One Actinomadura viridis genomic region harbors:
- a CDS encoding glycosyltransferase family 2 protein, whose translation MEADERVHVTIVLPCYNEQDHVIDEVERICKVMDNSGKPYELLAVDDRSTDDTLARLREAAPRFPRMRVIAFQHNSGSGTVRRIGSQQARGDIVVWTDADMSYPNERIPELVEILDSDPSVDQVVGARTSEEGTHKMLRVPAKWFIRKTAERLTNSKIPDLNSGLRAFRREVSLPYLRLLPPGFSCVTTITIAFLSNQHPVRYVPIDYAKRAGKSKFHFTKDAYRYILQVLRMVMYFNPLKVLMPLALWLLGIAVGKGVFDMIVHFGYFANNTVMLFITGLIIASMALLADLIVRSRGDT comes from the coding sequence GTGGAGGCGGACGAGCGCGTGCACGTGACGATCGTCCTCCCCTGCTACAACGAGCAGGACCACGTCATCGACGAGGTCGAACGCATCTGCAAGGTCATGGACAACAGCGGCAAGCCGTACGAGCTGCTGGCCGTCGACGACCGTTCGACCGACGACACGCTGGCGCGGCTGCGGGAGGCGGCTCCCCGGTTCCCGCGCATGCGGGTGATCGCGTTCCAGCACAACAGCGGCTCGGGCACCGTCCGCCGGATCGGCAGCCAGCAGGCCCGCGGCGACATCGTGGTGTGGACCGACGCGGACATGTCCTACCCCAACGAGCGGATCCCCGAGCTGGTCGAGATCCTCGACTCCGACCCCTCGGTGGACCAGGTGGTCGGCGCCCGCACCTCCGAGGAGGGCACGCACAAGATGCTGCGGGTGCCCGCCAAGTGGTTCATCCGCAAGACCGCCGAACGCCTGACCAACTCCAAGATCCCCGACCTGAACTCCGGGCTGCGCGCGTTCCGGCGCGAGGTGTCGCTGCCCTACCTGAGGCTGCTGCCCCCCGGGTTCTCCTGCGTCACCACGATCACGATCGCGTTCCTGTCCAACCAGCACCCGGTGCGGTACGTCCCGATCGACTACGCCAAGCGGGCCGGCAAGTCCAAGTTCCACTTCACCAAGGACGCCTACCGCTACATCCTGCAGGTGCTGCGGATGGTGATGTACTTCAACCCGCTCAAGGTGCTGATGCCGCTGGCGCTGTGGCTGCTGGGGATCGCGGTCGGCAAGGGCGTGTTCGACATGATCGTGCACTTCGGCTACTTCGCCAACAACACGGTGATGCTGTTCATCACCGGGCTGATCATCGCCTCGATGGCCCTGCTGGCCGACCTGATCGTCCGCTCCCGCGGCGACACCTGA
- a CDS encoding glycosyltransferase family 4 protein, which produces MQIAIVGPAFPYKGGGAHHTTELAHRLEAAGHSVAIESWRAQYPSFLYPGQQTIAEPEGEPFPGTRRALDWRRPDGWWRTGRALRSSDLVVLAVLTPVQVPAYLGILAGLGPRRRRRARVVALCHNVLPHERKPYDRPLMRALLRRVDEVLVHSGQQADLARGLTSRPVGVAEMPAHLPARAQAPAGEAARRDHLLFFGIVRPYKGLDVLLRALAAGPEEVSLTVAGEFWGGVDATRALVRELGLTGRVDLRPGYVPAAEVPGLFAAADALVLPYRTATASQNVWMAHEHGVPVIATRVGGFGEQVRDGVDGLVCEPDDVGSLTDALKRFYAPGEPERLRAGVRPVDHTALWETYVDVLVTPFS; this is translated from the coding sequence GTGCAGATCGCGATCGTCGGGCCGGCGTTCCCGTACAAGGGCGGCGGCGCGCACCACACCACCGAGCTGGCGCACCGGCTGGAGGCGGCCGGGCACTCGGTCGCCATCGAGTCGTGGCGCGCCCAGTACCCCTCGTTCCTCTATCCGGGGCAGCAGACGATCGCCGAGCCGGAGGGGGAGCCGTTCCCCGGCACCCGGCGCGCGCTCGACTGGCGGCGGCCGGACGGCTGGTGGCGCACCGGCCGCGCGCTGCGGTCGAGCGACCTGGTCGTCCTCGCGGTGCTCACCCCCGTCCAGGTCCCGGCCTACCTCGGCATCCTCGCCGGGCTCGGCCCCCGCCGCAGGCGCCGCGCGCGGGTGGTGGCGCTGTGCCACAACGTCCTGCCGCACGAGCGCAAGCCGTACGACCGGCCGCTGATGAGGGCCCTGCTGCGGCGGGTCGACGAGGTGCTGGTCCACTCCGGGCAGCAGGCCGACCTGGCCCGCGGGCTCACGTCCCGCCCCGTCGGCGTCGCCGAGATGCCCGCCCACCTGCCCGCGCGCGCCCAGGCGCCCGCCGGTGAGGCCGCCCGCCGCGACCACCTGCTGTTCTTCGGCATCGTCCGCCCGTACAAGGGCCTGGACGTGCTGCTGCGCGCGCTCGCGGCGGGGCCGGAGGAGGTCTCGCTCACGGTGGCCGGGGAGTTCTGGGGCGGCGTGGACGCCACCCGCGCCCTCGTCCGCGAGCTCGGGCTCACCGGCCGCGTCGACCTGCGTCCCGGGTACGTTCCCGCGGCGGAGGTGCCGGGGCTGTTCGCCGCGGCCGACGCCCTCGTCCTGCCGTACCGCACGGCCACCGCCTCGCAGAACGTGTGGATGGCCCACGAGCACGGCGTCCCGGTCATCGCGACCCGGGTCGGCGGGTTCGGCGAGCAGGTCCGCGACGGCGTCGACGGGCTGGTCTGCGAACCGGACGACGTGGGCTCCCTCACCGACGCCCTCAAGCGCTTCTACGCGCCCGGCGAGCCGGAGCGGCTGCGCGCGGGCGTCCGCCCGGTCGACCACACGGCGCTGTGGGAGACCTACGTGGACGTGCTGGTGACGCCTTTCTCCTGA
- a CDS encoding lysylphosphatidylglycerol synthase transmembrane domain-containing protein, whose product MKTKAVLMRVLRVVLVLLALGFCGYSLASQWDETVRAFGMMSWPTLAGSFAAGCAGLFVWMLGWRAFLAGLGSPLPVRATFRISGISQLGKYVPGKVWALVTQIEMTREHDVPRLRSFSSTMLAVATSTACGLAVAAVTLPLTSDAALARYWWLFLLAPVMLAALHPRIVTWALDTALRLVRRPPVEHRVSLRTTLVAVGWTVLGWALFGVHLWLLADAVGGDGAGLPFQATGAYALAFVVGLLVFIAPGGIGAREAVLVMVLGPVLPAGAPIVVAIASRVVLTLADLAAAGVAFVMGRGRLPSTRDLREPAPEAGREAGQEKGVTSTST is encoded by the coding sequence GTGAAAACGAAGGCCGTTCTGATGCGGGTGCTGCGGGTGGTCCTGGTGCTGCTCGCGCTGGGCTTCTGCGGCTACAGCCTGGCCTCGCAGTGGGACGAGACCGTACGGGCGTTCGGCATGATGTCGTGGCCGACGCTGGCGGGCTCCTTCGCCGCGGGCTGCGCCGGGCTGTTCGTCTGGATGCTCGGCTGGCGCGCGTTCCTGGCCGGGCTCGGCTCGCCGCTGCCCGTCCGGGCGACCTTCCGGATCTCCGGCATCTCCCAGCTCGGCAAGTACGTGCCGGGCAAGGTGTGGGCGCTGGTGACCCAGATCGAGATGACCCGCGAGCACGACGTGCCCCGGCTGCGCAGCTTCAGCTCCACGATGCTGGCGGTGGCGACCTCCACCGCGTGCGGGCTGGCGGTGGCCGCGGTCACGCTGCCGCTGACCTCCGACGCCGCGCTGGCCCGCTACTGGTGGCTGTTCCTTCTGGCACCGGTCATGCTGGCCGCGCTGCACCCCCGGATCGTGACCTGGGCCCTGGACACCGCGCTCCGGCTGGTGCGCCGCCCGCCCGTGGAGCACCGGGTGAGCCTGCGGACGACGCTGGTGGCCGTGGGCTGGACGGTGCTGGGCTGGGCGCTGTTCGGCGTCCACCTCTGGCTGCTGGCGGACGCGGTGGGCGGCGACGGCGCCGGGCTGCCGTTCCAGGCCACGGGGGCCTACGCGCTGGCCTTCGTGGTCGGCCTGCTGGTCTTCATCGCGCCGGGCGGCATCGGCGCCCGGGAGGCGGTCCTGGTGATGGTGCTCGGGCCGGTCCTCCCCGCGGGCGCCCCGATCGTGGTGGCGATCGCGTCCCGGGTCGTGCTGACGCTGGCCGATCTCGCCGCCGCCGGGGTCGCGTTCGTGATGGGCCGGGGACGCCTCCCCTCCACCCGCGACCTCCGGGAGCCCGCCCCGGAGGCGGGCCGGGAGGCCGGTCAGGAGAAAGGCGTCACCAGCACGTCCACGTAG
- a CDS encoding class I SAM-dependent methyltransferase, with translation MKISDVVAFVGHQVHVCRYREAGTLLDWMGADLRGKRVLDVAGGDGYWAGQAGRRGAEAVSIDLARKKMVYGRTLAHAPALVECDALRLPFRDGSFDAILSVCAIEHFEDGGRSLDEMARVLKPGGEIFMSADVLSRADAWPKLRDAHKAKYHVQHTYTHGSLSALMDERGLELVRHSYQFRTAAAERLYLSLSAYGGKVGFNAAAPLTPLVAMADRKAPNERGSIVLIQARKRS, from the coding sequence ATGAAGATTTCGGATGTGGTCGCTTTCGTGGGTCACCAGGTTCACGTCTGCCGGTACCGCGAGGCGGGGACGCTGCTCGACTGGATGGGCGCTGACCTGCGCGGCAAGCGGGTCCTCGACGTCGCGGGCGGCGACGGCTACTGGGCCGGGCAGGCCGGCAGGCGCGGCGCCGAGGCCGTCTCGATCGACCTGGCCCGCAAGAAGATGGTGTACGGGCGGACGCTCGCGCACGCCCCGGCGCTGGTCGAGTGCGACGCGCTGCGGCTGCCGTTCCGCGACGGCTCGTTCGACGCGATCCTTTCGGTCTGCGCGATCGAGCACTTCGAGGACGGCGGCAGGTCGCTGGACGAGATGGCGAGGGTGCTCAAGCCCGGTGGAGAGATCTTCATGTCCGCCGACGTGCTGAGCCGCGCCGACGCCTGGCCCAAGCTGCGCGACGCGCACAAGGCCAAGTACCACGTCCAGCACACCTACACCCACGGCAGCCTCAGCGCCCTGATGGACGAGCGGGGCCTGGAACTGGTCCGGCACTCCTACCAGTTCCGCACCGCCGCCGCCGAGCGCCTGTACCTGTCGCTGTCCGCCTACGGCGGCAAGGTCGGCTTCAACGCCGCGGCCCCGCTCACGCCGCTGGTCGCGATGGCCGACCGCAAGGCGCCGAACGAGCGCGGCAGCATCGTGCTGATCCAGGCCCGCAAGCGCTCCTGA
- a CDS encoding glycosyltransferase family 4 protein has translation MAPRILLDATAVPADRGALGRYVDGLLRALHELGADLAVACQRADEARYGTLAPRARIVKGPATLAHRASRLSWEQSGLPYVARQVGADVIHLPTYTIPVQAGRPTVVTIHDMALFGEPESHDPIRATYIKSATRTAARRATRLIAPSKATRDDLVRLLDADPGHIDVAYHGVDHEVFHRPSEEETKHVSDRLGLHGQAYIAYLGALEPRKNVPNLIRGWARACSGRAEPPALVLAGSGGWDDEVDGALADVPPELRVVRPGYLRWSSLPGFFGGALTVALPSTGEGFGLPVLEAMSCGAPVLTTRRGPLPEVGGDAVAYTEPDAASIAAALGDLLDRPDRREALADAAHARSQEFSWTASAEAHLACYERAAAQPTPRG, from the coding sequence TTGGCGCCTCGTATTCTGCTGGACGCCACCGCGGTGCCCGCCGACCGCGGGGCGCTGGGGCGGTACGTCGACGGTCTGCTGCGCGCCCTGCACGAGCTCGGCGCCGACCTCGCGGTGGCCTGCCAGCGCGCGGACGAGGCGCGCTACGGGACGCTCGCGCCCCGCGCCCGGATCGTGAAGGGCCCGGCCACCCTGGCGCACCGCGCGTCACGGCTGTCGTGGGAGCAGTCCGGGCTGCCGTACGTGGCCCGCCAGGTCGGCGCCGACGTGATCCACCTGCCGACCTACACCATCCCGGTCCAGGCGGGCCGGCCCACGGTCGTGACCATCCACGACATGGCGCTGTTCGGGGAGCCGGAGAGCCACGACCCCATCCGCGCCACCTACATCAAGTCGGCGACCCGCACGGCGGCGCGCCGCGCCACCCGCCTGATCGCCCCCTCCAAGGCGACCCGCGACGACCTGGTGCGGCTCCTGGACGCCGACCCCGGCCACATCGACGTGGCCTACCACGGCGTCGACCACGAGGTCTTCCACCGCCCGTCCGAGGAGGAGACCAAGCACGTCTCCGACCGGCTGGGGCTGCACGGCCAAGCCTACATCGCCTACCTCGGCGCCCTGGAGCCGCGCAAGAACGTCCCCAACCTGATCCGCGGCTGGGCCCGCGCCTGCTCCGGGCGCGCCGAGCCGCCCGCGCTGGTGCTGGCCGGCAGCGGAGGCTGGGACGACGAGGTCGACGGCGCGCTCGCGGACGTGCCACCGGAACTGCGGGTGGTCCGCCCCGGCTACCTGCGCTGGTCCTCGCTGCCCGGCTTCTTCGGCGGCGCCCTGACCGTCGCCCTGCCCAGCACGGGCGAGGGCTTCGGGCTGCCGGTCCTGGAGGCCATGTCCTGCGGCGCCCCCGTACTGACCACCCGGCGCGGCCCCTTGCCGGAGGTCGGCGGGGACGCGGTCGCCTACACCGAGCCGGACGCCGCCTCCATCGCCGCCGCGCTCGGCGACCTGCTCGACCGTCCGGACCGCCGGGAGGCCCTGGCCGACGCCGCCCACGCCCGTTCCCAGGAGTTCAGCTGGACCGCCTCCGCCGAGGCGCACCTGGCCTGCTACGAGCGCGCCGCCGCCCAGCCGACCCCGCGCGGCTGA
- a CDS encoding sugar phosphate nucleotidyltransferase, translated as MEAILLVGGKGTRLRPLTLSTPKPLLPMAGVPLLEHQLIRARDAGVRRIVFATSYRASMFAEAFGDGHRLGLEIIYVTEDEPLGTAGAIRNASSALTCEGDAPVLILNGDILSGHDIAAQITAHEKAAAAVTLHLTLVDDARRYGSVPTAPDGRVLAFVEKSANPPTNQVNAGCYVFRRSVIDEIPTGRPVSAEYETFPGLLAAGEPIIGHVEAAYWLDVGTPAAFVRGARDLALGAMPSSVVTTHEHGVLLLAGASVEPSAQVGGGTTVGARARVGAAAQVESSVLFDEAVVEPGAHVVRSVIGRGARVCTGAVLEDAVIGDGATVGAGNELIGGARVWPGIDLPATAVRFSADV; from the coding sequence TTGGAAGCCATCCTGCTGGTCGGGGGGAAGGGCACCCGCCTGCGACCGCTGACCCTGTCCACCCCGAAGCCGCTGCTTCCGATGGCGGGCGTGCCGCTGCTGGAGCACCAGCTCATCCGCGCCCGTGACGCCGGAGTGCGCCGGATCGTGTTCGCGACCTCCTACCGGGCGTCGATGTTCGCCGAGGCGTTCGGCGACGGCCACCGGCTCGGCCTGGAGATCATCTATGTGACCGAGGACGAGCCGCTCGGCACCGCCGGCGCGATCCGCAACGCCTCCAGCGCCCTGACCTGCGAGGGCGACGCCCCGGTCCTGATCCTCAACGGCGACATCCTGTCCGGCCACGACATCGCCGCGCAGATCACCGCGCACGAGAAGGCGGCCGCGGCGGTCACCCTGCACCTGACGCTGGTGGACGACGCGCGGCGGTACGGCTCGGTGCCCACGGCGCCCGACGGCCGGGTCCTGGCGTTCGTCGAGAAGTCCGCGAACCCGCCGACCAACCAGGTCAACGCGGGCTGCTACGTGTTCCGCCGGTCGGTCATCGACGAGATCCCCACCGGCCGCCCGGTGTCGGCCGAGTACGAGACCTTTCCCGGGCTGCTGGCCGCGGGCGAGCCGATCATCGGCCATGTCGAGGCGGCGTACTGGCTGGACGTGGGGACGCCCGCGGCGTTCGTCCGCGGCGCGCGCGACCTGGCGCTCGGCGCGATGCCGTCGTCGGTGGTGACCACCCACGAGCACGGCGTGCTGCTGCTCGCCGGCGCCTCCGTCGAGCCCAGCGCCCAGGTGGGCGGCGGGACCACGGTGGGGGCGCGGGCCCGGGTCGGCGCGGCGGCGCAGGTGGAGTCGAGCGTCCTGTTCGACGAGGCGGTCGTGGAGCCGGGGGCGCACGTGGTGCGCTCGGTGATCGGCCGGGGTGCCCGGGTCTGCACGGGCGCGGTCCTGGAGGACGCGGTCATCGGCGACGGGGCTACCGTGGGAGCGGGCAACGAGCTCATCGGCGGTGCGCGCGTCTGGCCGGGCATCGACCTTCCCGCCACGGCGGTGCGCTTCTCCGCCGACGTCTGA
- a CDS encoding DNA-3-methyladenine glycosylase family protein, translating into MDEARVRVWRPPFALDLGLTLWPHRRGSGDPAFRTDRDGTVWRASFTPDGPGTLRLRWRGDAVEAGAYGPGADWLLEGVPDLLGAGDVPEEFEPLHPVVREAARRHPGLRIGRTGRVFEALVPAVLEQKVLGAEAWRAWAYLLRRFGRPAPGAPVLRVPPPPEVWIRIPSWEWHRSGAEAVRARTIIGAARVAGRLEDVFAGGSGGSSPQEVKDVFAGGSGGSSPQEQEAGMADARLRSLPGIGVWTAAEVRQRAAGDADAVSVGDYHLPGIVGWALTGRKVDDAGMLELLAPYAGHRHRVTRLLALTGGGPPRRGPRLPVRDYRAF; encoded by the coding sequence GTGGACGAGGCGCGCGTGCGCGTGTGGCGGCCGCCGTTCGCCCTTGACCTGGGCCTGACGCTGTGGCCGCACCGGCGGGGCTCGGGCGACCCGGCCTTCCGCACCGACCGCGACGGAACGGTCTGGCGCGCCTCGTTCACCCCGGACGGCCCGGGCACGCTCCGGCTGCGGTGGCGCGGGGACGCCGTCGAGGCCGGGGCGTACGGTCCGGGCGCGGACTGGCTGCTGGAAGGCGTTCCCGACCTGCTGGGAGCGGGGGACGTCCCCGAGGAGTTCGAGCCCCTGCACCCGGTGGTGCGGGAGGCCGCGCGGCGGCATCCGGGGCTGCGGATCGGCCGGACCGGCCGCGTCTTCGAGGCGCTGGTCCCGGCGGTGCTGGAGCAGAAGGTGCTCGGCGCGGAGGCGTGGCGGGCGTGGGCGTACCTGCTGCGCCGTTTCGGGCGCCCCGCCCCCGGCGCCCCGGTGCTGCGGGTGCCCCCGCCGCCCGAGGTCTGGATCCGGATCCCGTCGTGGGAGTGGCATCGTTCGGGCGCGGAGGCGGTCCGGGCCCGGACGATCATCGGGGCGGCGCGCGTGGCGGGGAGGCTAGAAGACGTCTTTGCCGGGGGTTCTGGGGGGTCGTCCCCCCAGGAGGTGAAAGACGTCTTTGCCGGGGGGTCTGGGGGGTCGTCCCCCCAGGAGCAGGAGGCCGGAATGGCCGATGCCCGGCTGCGGTCGCTGCCGGGCATCGGGGTGTGGACCGCCGCGGAGGTCCGGCAGCGGGCCGCCGGTGACGCCGACGCCGTCTCCGTCGGCGACTACCACCTGCCGGGGATCGTGGGCTGGGCCCTGACCGGGCGGAAGGTCGACGACGCGGGGATGCTGGAGCTCCTGGCGCCGTACGCGGGGCACCGGCACCGGGTCACCCGGCTGCTGGCACTGACCGGCGGTGGTCCGCCGCGCCGCGGCCCTCGCCTGCCCGTGCGGGACTACCGGGCTTTCTGA
- a CDS encoding LysR family transcriptional regulator encodes MLDLGRLRMLRELKLRGTVGAVADALGYSPSAVSQQLAQLQREVGVPVVERVGRRLRLTEAGEVLTRHAETLLAQAQRAEEEALAASGRVAGVVRVVGFQTALLHLIAPALPRLAADHPELVVDVHEEEFSRVLQALVLQEIDVVLTDEYSHLPRPRRPELAAEVLVSEPVRLALPEDDPLAAGGGPVRIATMADRVWASSHVGTNLADLLERTCVELGRYRPRVRYRSNDFSVLLAMVAKGGAAFLVPELAAADGEPGIAVRDIAEAGISRGVVMWTRAGAEVRPSVHAVLEALRVSADELVARRPRIVRGIDAGAGAGE; translated from the coding sequence ATGTTGGATCTCGGTCGCCTGCGGATGCTGCGGGAGCTCAAGCTGCGCGGGACGGTGGGCGCGGTCGCCGACGCCCTGGGCTACAGCCCGTCCGCCGTCTCCCAGCAGCTCGCGCAGCTCCAGCGGGAGGTGGGGGTGCCGGTCGTCGAGCGGGTCGGGCGGCGGCTGCGGCTGACCGAGGCGGGCGAGGTCCTCACCCGGCACGCCGAGACCCTGCTCGCGCAGGCGCAGCGGGCCGAGGAGGAGGCGCTGGCGGCCAGCGGGCGGGTGGCCGGCGTGGTCCGGGTGGTGGGGTTCCAGACGGCGCTGCTGCACCTGATCGCCCCGGCGCTGCCCCGGCTGGCCGCCGACCATCCCGAGCTGGTCGTGGACGTTCACGAGGAGGAGTTCAGCCGGGTCCTGCAGGCGCTGGTGCTGCAGGAGATCGACGTGGTGCTGACCGACGAGTACTCGCACCTGCCGCGCCCGCGCCGTCCCGAGCTGGCCGCCGAGGTGCTGGTGAGCGAGCCGGTGCGGCTCGCGCTGCCCGAGGACGACCCGCTGGCCGCCGGCGGGGGCCCGGTGCGGATCGCGACCATGGCCGACCGGGTCTGGGCGAGCAGCCACGTCGGCACCAACCTGGCCGACCTGCTGGAGCGGACCTGCGTGGAGCTGGGCCGGTACCGGCCGCGGGTCCGGTACCGGTCCAACGACTTCTCGGTGCTCTTGGCGATGGTCGCCAAGGGCGGGGCGGCCTTCCTGGTCCCCGAGCTGGCGGCGGCCGACGGCGAGCCGGGGATCGCGGTGCGCGACATCGCCGAGGCCGGGATCAGCCGCGGGGTGGTCATGTGGACGCGGGCGGGCGCGGAGGTGCGCCCGTCGGTCCACGCGGTGCTGGAGGCGCTGCGCGTCTCCGCCGACGAGCTGGTGGCCCGCCGGCCGCGGATCGTCCGGGGAATCGACGCGGGCGCCGGCGCCGGGGAATAG
- a CDS encoding bifunctional FO biosynthesis protein CofGH, producing MNSSVTESALRRALARARDGKTLDLDEATTLLHARGAQLDDLLTHAARTRDAGLEAVGRPGVITYSRKVFIPLTRLCRDRCGYCTFATVPHRLESPFLSPDEVLEIARQGAAMGCKEALFTLGDRPEDRWKAAREWLDAHGYDDTLSYVRAMAVRVLEETGLLPHLNPGVLGWRDFQRLKPVAPSMGMMLETTATRLFSEKGGPHFGSPDKDPAVRLRVLEDAGRTNVPFTTGILIGIGETVRERAEAIFAIRRTLREYGAVQEVIVQNFRAKPDTKMRDTPDAALEELAATIAVTRLVLGPKARVQAPPNLVDDQYALMLRAGIDDWGGVSPLTPDHVNPERPWPQIDELAAKTAALGFTLRERLTIYPEYVTRGEPWLDPRLAAHVAALADPATGLAREDAVPEGRPWQEPDGGFAAFGGTGRTDLHVEIDTTGRTGDRREDFDSVYGDWDSLRDRIGAPRRFDADVKAALAHAERDPGGLTDDQALALLHADGPELDALTALADDLRRDAVGDEVTYVVTRNINFTNVCYTGCRFCAFAQRRTDADAYTLSLSQVGDRVDEAWEAGATEICMQGGIHPDLPGTAYFDLAREVKRRAPDIHLHSYSPMEVINGVSRTDLSIREWLQAAREAGVDSLPGTAAEILDDDVRWVLTKGKLPADQWVEVVTTAHELGIPTTSTMMYGHVDTPEHWVAHIKLLRSIQERTGGFTEFVLLPFVHHNSPIYLAGLARPGPTVRENLAVHALARILLHGAIANIQTSWVKLGDELCTRVLRGGVNDLGGTLMEETISRMAGSENGSFKAISALEEIAASAGRPARQRTTTYGRVPAERIEAARRTDGIGHFGKRLPLVSG from the coding sequence ATGAACAGCAGCGTGACCGAGAGCGCCCTCCGGCGGGCGCTCGCCCGGGCACGCGATGGCAAGACACTGGACCTGGACGAGGCCACCACCCTGCTGCACGCCCGCGGCGCGCAGCTCGACGATCTTCTCACCCACGCGGCGCGCACGCGGGACGCGGGGCTGGAGGCCGTGGGCCGCCCCGGCGTCATCACCTACAGCCGCAAGGTCTTCATCCCCCTCACCCGGTTGTGCCGAGACCGCTGCGGATATTGCACGTTCGCCACCGTGCCGCACCGTCTGGAGTCCCCCTTCCTCAGCCCGGACGAGGTCCTGGAGATCGCCCGGCAGGGCGCCGCGATGGGCTGCAAGGAGGCGCTGTTCACCCTCGGCGACCGGCCCGAGGACCGCTGGAAGGCCGCCCGGGAGTGGCTGGACGCGCACGGCTATGACGACACCCTCTCCTACGTGCGCGCGATGGCCGTCCGGGTGCTGGAGGAGACCGGGCTGCTGCCGCACCTCAACCCCGGCGTGCTGGGCTGGCGCGACTTCCAGCGGCTCAAGCCGGTGGCCCCCTCGATGGGGATGATGCTGGAGACGACGGCGACCCGGCTGTTCAGCGAGAAGGGCGGGCCGCACTTCGGCTCCCCGGACAAGGACCCGGCGGTCCGGCTGCGGGTGCTGGAGGACGCGGGCCGCACCAACGTCCCGTTCACCACCGGCATCCTCATCGGCATCGGCGAGACGGTCCGGGAACGGGCGGAGGCGATCTTCGCCATCCGCCGCACCCTGCGGGAGTACGGGGCGGTGCAGGAGGTCATCGTCCAGAACTTCCGCGCCAAGCCCGACACCAAGATGCGCGACACCCCGGACGCCGCGCTGGAGGAACTGGCCGCCACGATCGCCGTGACCCGGCTGGTGCTGGGCCCGAAGGCGCGCGTCCAGGCCCCGCCGAACCTGGTGGACGACCAGTACGCGCTGATGCTGCGGGCCGGGATCGACGACTGGGGCGGGGTCTCGCCGCTCACCCCCGACCACGTGAACCCGGAACGGCCGTGGCCGCAGATCGACGAGCTGGCCGCCAAGACCGCCGCGCTGGGGTTCACGCTGCGGGAACGGCTCACCATCTACCCCGAGTACGTGACGCGCGGCGAGCCCTGGCTCGACCCCCGGCTGGCCGCGCACGTCGCCGCCCTGGCCGACCCGGCGACGGGGCTCGCCCGCGAGGACGCCGTGCCGGAGGGGCGCCCCTGGCAGGAGCCCGACGGCGGGTTCGCCGCGTTCGGCGGCACCGGGCGCACCGACCTGCACGTCGAGATCGACACCACCGGGCGGACCGGCGACCGCCGCGAGGACTTCGACTCGGTGTACGGCGACTGGGACTCGCTGCGCGACCGGATCGGCGCCCCCCGGCGGTTCGACGCCGACGTCAAGGCGGCCCTCGCCCACGCGGAGAGGGACCCGGGCGGGCTGACCGACGACCAGGCCCTGGCGCTGCTGCACGCCGACGGCCCGGAGCTGGACGCGCTGACCGCGCTCGCCGACGACCTGCGCCGGGACGCGGTCGGGGACGAGGTCACCTACGTCGTCACCCGCAACATCAACTTCACCAACGTCTGTTACACCGGCTGCCGGTTCTGCGCGTTCGCCCAGCGCCGCACCGACGCCGACGCCTACACGCTCTCGCTCTCCCAGGTCGGCGACCGGGTGGACGAGGCGTGGGAGGCGGGCGCCACCGAGATCTGCATGCAGGGCGGCATCCACCCCGACCTGCCCGGCACCGCCTACTTCGACCTCGCGCGCGAGGTGAAGCGGCGCGCCCCGGACATCCACCTGCACTCCTACAGCCCGATGGAGGTCATCAACGGCGTCAGCCGCACCGACCTGTCCATCCGGGAATGGCTCCAGGCCGCCCGGGAGGCGGGGGTCGACTCGCTGCCCGGCACCGCCGCCGAGATCCTGGACGACGACGTGCGGTGGGTGCTGACCAAGGGCAAGCTGCCCGCCGACCAGTGGGTCGAGGTGGTCACCACCGCGCACGAGCTGGGCATCCCGACCACCTCGACGATGATGTACGGGCACGTGGACACCCCGGAGCACTGGGTGGCCCACATCAAGCTGCTGCGGTCGATCCAGGAGCGCACCGGCGGGTTCACCGAGTTCGTGCTGCTGCCGTTCGTGCACCACAACTCGCCGATCTACCTGGCCGGGCTGGCCCGTCCCGGGCCCACCGTCCGGGAGAACCTGGCCGTGCACGCCCTGGCCCGGATCCTGCTGCACGGCGCCATCGCCAACATCCAGACCTCCTGGGTGAAGCTGGGCGACGAGCTGTGCACCCGGGTGCTGCGCGGCGGCGTCAACGATCTCGGCGGGACGCTGATGGAGGAGACCATCAGCCGGATGGCCGGGTCGGAGAACGGCTCGTTCAAGGCCATCTCGGCGCTGGAGGAGATCGCCGCGTCGGCCGGCCGCCCGGCCCGCCAGCGGACGACCACCTACGGCCGGGTGCCCGCGGAGCGCATCGAGGCCGCCCGCCGTACCGACGGCATCGGCCACTTCGGGAAGCGGCTGCCGCTGGTGTCCGGCTAG